From the genome of Streptacidiphilus rugosus AM-16, one region includes:
- a CDS encoding cupin domain-containing protein, whose amino-acid sequence MTDDASAEDGDTTGPVPSLLCDVQALTAGLGPDGAGAVWKLAESGRQLDANLVHLQAGRQVGTHTEPDLDVLLLVVAGSGVLTSPGGAERLTAGSLYWLPRGSTRALTAGDAGLSWLTVHRRRPGLQIRPGPRPEAPA is encoded by the coding sequence GTGACTGACGACGCCTCGGCCGAGGACGGCGACACCACCGGGCCCGTGCCGAGCCTGCTCTGCGACGTCCAGGCGCTGACCGCCGGGCTGGGACCGGACGGCGCCGGGGCGGTGTGGAAGCTGGCCGAGTCGGGGCGCCAGCTGGACGCCAACCTCGTGCATCTGCAGGCGGGCCGGCAGGTCGGCACGCACACCGAGCCCGACCTCGACGTACTGCTGCTGGTCGTGGCCGGCAGCGGCGTGCTGACCTCGCCGGGAGGAGCAGAGCGGCTGACCGCCGGCTCCCTGTACTGGCTGCCCCGCGGCTCCACCCGCGCGCTCACGGCCGGGGACGCGGGCCTGTCCTGGCTAACGGTGCACCGGCGCCGCCCGGGCCTGCAGATCCGCCCCGGCCCGCGGCCGGAAGCCCCGGCCTGA
- a CDS encoding CBS domain-containing protein — translation MSVTVEQVLAAKSDGGRTVHTVRRDSTVLAALALMAEKGIGALVVMDGEEIAGIVTERDYARKVELRQRLAGETRVEEIMTERVRYVEPGQSVDECMALMTEHRMRHLPVLSGGRLSGIVSIGDLLKQQIADQQFTIDQLEHYIHGVPTVVRPR, via the coding sequence ATGAGCGTGACCGTTGAGCAGGTTCTTGCTGCCAAGTCCGACGGCGGTCGCACGGTGCACACCGTGCGCAGGGACAGTACGGTGCTGGCGGCGCTCGCCCTGATGGCCGAGAAGGGCATCGGCGCCCTGGTGGTCATGGACGGCGAGGAGATCGCCGGGATCGTCACCGAGCGTGACTACGCGCGGAAGGTCGAACTGCGTCAACGCCTGGCCGGGGAGACCCGCGTCGAAGAGATCATGACCGAGAGGGTGCGCTACGTCGAGCCGGGCCAGAGCGTGGACGAGTGCATGGCGCTGATGACCGAACACCGCATGCGGCACCTGCCGGTGCTGAGCGGCGGGCGGTTGAGCGGCATCGTCTCCATCGGTGACCTGCTGAAGCAGCAGATCGCCGACCAGCAGTTCACCATCGACCAGTTGGAGCACTACATCCACGGCGTCCCGACCGTCGTCCGTCCCAGGTAG
- the tal gene encoding transaldolase, which produces MGNDVLDRLAEAGVSVWLDDLSRRRLADGSLAALVRDRNVVGVTTNPTIFAKAIEGSDLYDRQIADLALRRVTVDEALRALTTYDVRWACDLLHRVHAESGGRDGRVSIEVDPRLAYDTDRTVAEARALWWAVDRPNLFVKIPAAAQGLEAISACLAEGISVNVTLLFSLTRYDQVVEAFLTGLERARDAGHDLSRIASVASFFVSRVDTEIDRRLDRLGGDRAQALRGWAGIANARIAYEHYEKAFSTERWKGLMDDGARPQRLLWASTGVKDPRYEDTRYVTGLIAPDVVNTMPEATLDAVADHGALPVSDLRFGYAEAHKVLRDLAGLGVDYDDVVQWLEDDGVEKFEASWDRLGRGLEARLAAPDAGARAVDFELDYHRSGV; this is translated from the coding sequence ATGGGCAACGACGTGCTCGACCGGCTCGCCGAGGCCGGGGTGTCGGTCTGGCTGGACGATCTGAGCCGGAGGCGGCTGGCGGACGGCAGCCTGGCCGCGCTGGTGCGGGACCGGAACGTCGTCGGCGTGACCACCAACCCGACGATCTTCGCCAAGGCGATCGAGGGCAGCGACCTGTACGACCGGCAGATCGCGGATCTCGCCCTGCGCCGGGTCACCGTCGACGAGGCGCTCCGCGCACTCACCACCTACGACGTGCGCTGGGCCTGCGACCTGCTGCACCGCGTGCACGCGGAGAGCGGCGGGCGGGACGGGCGGGTCTCGATCGAGGTCGACCCGCGCCTCGCCTACGACACCGACCGCACCGTCGCCGAGGCGCGCGCCCTGTGGTGGGCCGTGGACCGGCCGAACCTCTTCGTGAAGATCCCCGCCGCCGCCCAGGGGCTGGAGGCGATCAGCGCCTGCCTCGCGGAGGGCATCAGCGTCAACGTCACCCTGCTCTTCTCCCTGACCCGCTACGACCAGGTGGTGGAGGCCTTCCTGACCGGTCTGGAGCGGGCCCGCGACGCCGGCCACGACCTGTCCAGGATCGCCTCGGTGGCCTCGTTCTTCGTCTCACGGGTGGACACCGAGATCGACCGACGGCTGGACCGCCTCGGCGGCGACCGCGCCCAGGCGCTGCGCGGCTGGGCCGGGATCGCGAACGCCAGGATCGCCTACGAGCACTACGAGAAGGCCTTCTCCACCGAGCGCTGGAAGGGGCTGATGGACGACGGCGCCAGGCCGCAGCGGCTGTTGTGGGCCTCGACCGGGGTGAAGGACCCGCGGTACGAGGACACCCGCTACGTGACCGGGCTGATCGCCCCCGACGTCGTCAACACCATGCCCGAGGCGACCCTCGACGCGGTCGCCGACCACGGCGCGCTTCCGGTCAGCGACCTGCGCTTCGGCTACGCCGAGGCCCACAAGGTGCTGCGCGATCTCGCCGGGCTCGGCGTCGACTACGACGACGTCGTCCAGTGGCTGGAGGACGACGGCGTCGAGAAGTTCGAGGCCAGCTGGGACCGGCTCGGTCGCGGACTGGAGGCACGGCTGGCCGCCCCGGACGCCGGGGCGCGCGCGGTGGACTTCGAGCTCGACTACCACCGCAGCGGAGTCTGA
- a CDS encoding DUF3040 domain-containing protein, whose protein sequence is MNDRRVLAEIDRRLTASDPRLAARLGTLTRARFSLAAVRGAMWRRPLAVVSWNVIALAALLLVLAAAVHRPLLAGVGVVALLAGGLGATISWLEHRPARPTRRDRPDRPVPRGK, encoded by the coding sequence ATGAACGACCGCCGTGTCCTGGCGGAGATCGACCGGCGTCTCACCGCCTCCGACCCGCGCCTCGCGGCGCGCCTCGGCACGCTGACGCGTGCACGGTTCAGCCTTGCCGCCGTCCGGGGCGCGATGTGGCGCAGGCCGCTGGCCGTCGTGTCCTGGAACGTGATCGCCCTGGCGGCGCTGCTGCTCGTCCTCGCGGCGGCCGTCCACCGGCCGCTGCTCGCGGGCGTCGGCGTCGTGGCCCTGCTCGCGGGCGGCCTCGGCGCGACCATCAGCTGGCTCGAGCACCGCCCCGCCCGCCCCACCCGCCGGGACCGCCCGGACCGCCCGGTCCCGCGCGGGAAGTGA
- a CDS encoding G1 family glutamic endopeptidase, which produces MRPPALPTVAALALASALTALAAAPATAAPVAPAAAPHLNHHLDRHASGNDNWGGYAVTGGTYHSVTGDWTVPALDCSATAGDISFWSGLDGWTSSSVEQIGLDAVCTKNRTVQYNPWVEMYPANSIYFTETVKAGDTMTSSVTTSGNGTFTLTLADPTQGWTKTYTKSAAGVALSSAEVIVEAIGSRTIPPCPDFHQVQFTDVTANGQSFATAGTVSTTNLERSGVLLTQDGPLTGTTFPVTWLHA; this is translated from the coding sequence GTGCGCCCTCCCGCCCTGCCCACCGTTGCCGCCCTCGCACTCGCCTCCGCGCTCACCGCCCTGGCCGCGGCTCCGGCGACAGCAGCGCCCGTGGCGCCCGCCGCGGCGCCGCACCTGAACCACCACCTGGACCGGCACGCGAGCGGCAACGACAACTGGGGCGGCTACGCCGTCACCGGCGGCACCTACCACTCGGTGACCGGCGACTGGACCGTGCCGGCGCTCGACTGCTCGGCCACCGCGGGCGACATATCCTTCTGGTCCGGACTCGACGGGTGGACCAGCAGCAGCGTCGAGCAGATCGGCCTCGACGCGGTCTGCACCAAGAACCGCACCGTCCAGTACAACCCGTGGGTCGAGATGTACCCGGCGAACTCGATCTACTTCACCGAGACCGTCAAGGCCGGCGACACCATGACCTCCTCGGTCACGACCAGCGGCAACGGCACCTTCACGCTGACCCTCGCCGACCCGACCCAGGGCTGGACCAAGACCTACACCAAGTCCGCCGCCGGCGTGGCCCTCAGCTCCGCCGAGGTCATCGTCGAGGCGATCGGCTCGCGCACCATCCCGCCCTGCCCGGACTTCCACCAGGTCCAGTTCACCGACGTCACCGCGAACGGCCAGTCCTTCGCCACCGCCGGCACCGTCAGCACCACCAACCTCGAACGCAGCGGCGTCCTCCTCACCCAGGACGGCCCCCTCACCGGCACGACCTTCCCGGTGACCTGGCTGCACGCCTGA
- a CDS encoding DUF4232 domain-containing protein: protein MKKYSAFGILAASALCLTVSACTSTGSPAAGGTGSTTAPATAAATSGGSGGSGDGSGGTGGSGTSGSTGGSGGSSGGATATAAAGPAPCTGSQITVGAGQGDGAAGHLAVVLSFTNYTDHACTLHGYPGVAGLDSNDNQVAQARRTLRGMMGGAAPSATAPATVLVAAHSAVSARVEATDVPAGGATSCPTYAGLLVTPPGTRASTRIVSVQLPGCSGLEVHPVVPGNTGNQQ, encoded by the coding sequence ATGAAGAAGTATTCAGCCTTTGGCATCCTCGCGGCGTCCGCCCTCTGTCTCACTGTCAGCGCCTGCACCTCGACCGGTTCGCCGGCCGCCGGCGGGACGGGTTCCACGACCGCCCCGGCGACCGCTGCCGCGACGTCCGGCGGTTCCGGCGGTTCCGGCGATGGCTCGGGTGGCACCGGCGGCAGCGGGACGAGCGGCAGCACCGGTGGCAGCGGCGGCAGCAGCGGTGGGGCGACGGCCACGGCCGCCGCCGGTCCGGCTCCGTGCACCGGGTCGCAGATCACCGTGGGTGCGGGGCAGGGTGACGGCGCTGCCGGGCACCTGGCCGTCGTGCTGTCGTTCACCAACTACACCGACCACGCCTGCACCCTGCACGGCTACCCGGGGGTCGCGGGCCTGGACTCCAACGACAACCAGGTCGCGCAGGCCCGCCGGACGCTGCGCGGCATGATGGGCGGGGCGGCCCCGTCCGCGACCGCACCGGCCACGGTGCTCGTCGCGGCGCACTCGGCGGTGTCGGCGCGCGTGGAGGCGACCGACGTGCCCGCGGGCGGCGCGACCAGCTGCCCCACCTACGCCGGCCTGCTCGTCACCCCGCCCGGCACCCGCGCGTCGACGCGGATCGTCTCGGTCCAGCTGCCCGGCTGCTCCGGCCTCGAGGTGCACCCCGTCGTCCCTGGAAACACCGGCAACCAGCAGTGA